The Ciona intestinalis unplaced genomic scaffold, KH HT000068.2, whole genome shotgun sequence genome contains a region encoding:
- the LOC101242203 gene encoding sushi, von Willebrand factor type A, EGF and pentraxin domain-containing protein 1 isoform X14, whose product MWNPLAVVIVVCLLLLEVSAYPHCGVSHLSRRPCGRPAIDRFNCLQRGCCYDRNAVHINIRCYYKASTLSFGNQVIGPSTTPTSTPVTTQTTSAAPSASQLIMQSLALITSNGADYTTALALLAREILGTNVYSTIEFAQKYGDDYLLLQIISAAEGKSPPNQAKLLHHGGENGYPGSQVLSQCSPQNRNNTCGNPFYTTRSSCLRWNCCWDFASRSCYHSTNNIIYMRRRCPPGFTNPPKCIEINECLSNPCMNNGVCVDKINGYKCICPISPAGPNCEIYCATPQSPRNGAVTPVKQFYNANDIVRYSCNVGYDLFGRSENVCTRSGQWSTSTPHCLEACGKPTDIANGRYSPVLTPPYYKINQVVTYACDANYVLQGSPVIICQINGQFTQTRASCIPVVVKCSNPPALLNGQFISAIEYAVNAQVRYTCNTGYRLDNSDVITCQTSGQFTSLTAVCTKVCTTPPTLANGDFTVKNNANQYDINTVLTYTCNSGYRLDNSPTITCQASGQFTALTAVCTRVIKCTNPPALMNGLYSPQQNSYSVNDVITYTCNNGYKINNSPTITCQASGQFTALAATCTKVCSTPPTLANGDFTVKNNANQYDINTVLTYTCNSGYRLDNSPTATCQASGKFTALTAVCTKVCSTPPTLANGDFTVKNNANQYDINTVLTYTCNSGYRLDNSATVTCQASGQFTALTAVCTTVCLIPPPLPNGAYSPTRNPVIFNVNEIITYTCNANFKLKGSNTVRCETNGQYTTLAATCASDDKCGGPPLLTNGEYSPVKTPLEYNINENVVYTCNSGYRLDNSDTITCQAANQWSTLSAVCTKVCLTPPTLTHGSYTPVNNPLKYDINTVLTYTCGSGFLLENSDKITCTSTGQWSALAATCTRVCTAPPALANGDYSPKNNPVVYRIGDTVTYTCGSGYTLSSSATSTCQSTGQWVAPTATCVKVCLTPPSLTNGAYMPVTAEYAVHAVVTYTCNNGYKLENVNSISCPASGTWPALPTTCTRICSTPPTLANGDFTVKNNANQYDINTVLTYTCNGGYRLDNSPTITCQASGKFTALAATCTKVCSTPPTLANGDFTVKNNANQYDINTVLTYTCNSGYRLEKSPSITCQASGKFTSLGAVCTKVCTTPPTLANGDFTVKNNANQYDINTVLTYTCNSGYRLDNSPTATCQASGQFTKLTAVCTKVCSTPPTLTNGDFTVKNKANQYDINTVLTYTCNGGYRLDKSPTITCQASGKFTSLGAVCTRVCTTPPTLANGDFTVKNNANQYDINTVLTYTCNSGYRLEKSPTVTCQASGKFTSLAAVCTTVCSTPPTLANGRFTVKNNANQYDINTVLTYTCNSGYRLDNSATITCQASGQFTSLAATCTKVCSTPPTLANGDFTVKNNANQYDINTVLTYVCNSGYRLDNSATITCQASGKFTALAATCTKVCTTPPTLANGDFTVKNNANQYDINTVLTYTCNSGYRLDNSATVTCQASGQFTALAATCTKVCTTPPTLANGDFTVKNNANQYDINTVLTYTCNSGYRLDNSATVTCQASGQFTSLAATCTKVCSTPPTLANGDFTVKNNANQYDINTVLTYTCNSGYRLDNSATVTCQASGQFSSLAATCTKVCSTPPTLANGDFTVKNNANQYDINTILTYTCNSGYRLDNSATVTCQASGQFTSLAATCTKVCLAPPVLSNGEFTPINNPAYYNINSQVTYTCNSGYRLDNSPTITCQASGQFTALAATCTKVCLAPPTLTNGQFSPVNTPAQYDINAVLTYTCNAGYKLENSPTITCQSTGQFTALSATCTRVCTTPPTLANGDFTVKANQYDINTVLTYTCNSGYRLDNSATATCQASGQFTTLTAVCTKVCSTPPALTNGDFTVKNNANQYDINTVLTYTCNSGYRLDNSATVTCQASGQFTTLTAVCTKVCSTPPTLANGDFTVKNNANQYDINTVLTYTCNSGYRLDNSATVTCQASGQFTSLAAVCTKVCSTPPTLANGDFTVKNNANQYDINTVLTYTCNSGYRLDNSATITCQASGQFTSLAATCTRVCSTPPTLANGDFTVKANQYDINTVLTYTCNSGYRLDNSATVTCQASGQFTSLAATCTKVCSTPPTLANGDFTVKNNANQYDINTVLTYTCNSGYRLDNSATVTCQASGQFTSLAATCTKVCLTPPTLANGDFTVKNNANQYDINTVLTYTCNSGYRLDNSATVTCQASGQFTALTAVCTRVCSTPPTLANGDFTVKNNANQYDINTVLTYTCNSGYRLDNSATITCQASGQFTAFTAVCTKVCTTPPTLANGDFTVKNNANQYDINTVLTYTCNSGYRLDNSATVTCQASGQFTSLAAVCTLICGEPPIPANGVYAVVKTPPIFNIGDQISYSCNNGFILQGTRVNTCFEHWFV is encoded by the exons ATGTGGAATCCATTGGcggttgttattgttgtgtgTTTATTACTATTAGAAGTTTCAGCTTACCCGCATTGTGGTGTCTCTCACTTATCACGAAGACCATGCGGTCGTCCAGCCATTGACCGGTTTAATTGCTTACAACG CGGTTGTTGCTACGACAGAAATGCGGTTCATATCAATATTCGGTGTTATTATAAAG CTTCAACGCTCTCTTTCGGCAACCAAGTGATCGGGCCTTCAACAACACCAACATCAACACCGGTTACAACCCAAACCACATCGGCGGCTCCATCCGCAAGCCAACTAATCATGCAATCCCTCGCCTTGATTACTTCTAACGGCGCTGATTACACGACGGCGCTCGCGTTACTGGCGAGAG AGATTCTTGGAACGAATGTTTACAGTACGATAGAGTTTGCTCAAAAGTATGGAGACGATTATCTACTCTTGCAAATAATCA GTGCAGCAGAAGGAAAATCTCCCCCCAACCAAGCCA AGTTATTGCACCACGGCGGCGAAAATGGATATCCAGGAAGTCAAGTTCTTTCCCAATGCAGTCCACAGAACCGGAATAATACTTGCGGTAATCCTTTCTACACAACCAG atcGAGTTGCCTGCGATGGAACTGTTGTTGGGACTTCGCTTCAAGAAGTTGCTACCATTCCACGAATAACA TTATTTACATGAGACGTCGATGTCCACCTGGTTTTACAAACCCACCAAAATGCATTG aaataaatgaatgtttgTCAAACCCATGTATGAACAACGGTGTGTGTGTGGACAAGATTAATGGATATAAATGTATCTGCCCAATCTCCCCTGCTGGTCCAAATTGTGAAATAt ATTGCGCTACACCCCAAAGTCCCAGAAATGGAGCTGTGACCCCAGTTAAGCAGTTTTACAACGCAAACGATATTGTAAGATATTCGTGTAATGTTGGATACGATTTATTTGGAAGATCAGAAAATGTTTGCACAAGAAGTGGGCAGTGGTCGACTTCAACACCCCACTGCTTGGAAG CTTGTGGCAAACCAACCGATATCGCAAATGGTCGATACTCTCCTGTATTAACCCCACCATACTACAAGATCAACCAAGTTGTAACATATGCTTGTGATGCAAACTATGTACTGCAAGGATCTCCTGTTATTATATGCCAGATAAATGGACAATTCACGCAAACACGAGCTTCTTGCATACCag ttgttGTAAAATGTAGCAACCCACCAGCATTGTTAAATGGACAGTTTATTTCTGCAATTGAATACGCTGTCAATGCACAAGTGAGGTATACTTGTAATACTGGTTATAGACTTGATAACAGCGATGTTATTACGTGTCAAACTAGTGGACAGTTCACTTCACTCACTGCTGTCTGTACTAAAg tttgtaCAACACCACCTACACTGGCCAATGGGGATTTTACTGTGAAGAATAATGCAAACCAATATGATATCAACACTGTATTAACATATACATGCAACAGTGGTTATCGACTGGATAACAGCCCAACAATTACATGTCAAGCTAGTGGACAATTTACTGCTTTAACTGCCGTTTGTACTAGAG TTATAAAATGCACCAACCCTCCTGCACTGATGAATGGACTATACAGCCCACAACAGAATTCATACAGTGTGAATGATGTTATCACGTACACTTGTAATAATGGGTACAAGATTAACAATAGTCCAACCATAACATGCCAAGCTAGTGGACAATTTACTGCACTTGCTGCCACTTGTACTAAAG tTTGTTCAACACCCCCTACACTGGCCAATGGAGATTTTACTGTGAAGAATAATGCAAACCAATATGATATCAACACTGTATTAACATATACATGCAACAGTGGTTATCGACTGGATAACAGTCCAACAGCAACATGTCAAGCTAGTGGAAAATTTACTGCTTTAACTGCTGTTTGTACAAAAG tttgttcAACACCACCTACACTGGCCAATGGAGATTTTACTGTGAAGAATAATGCAAACCAATATGATATCAACACTGTATTAACATATACATGCAACAGTGGTTATCGATTGGATAACAGTGCAACAGTAACATGTCAAGCTAGTGGACAATTTACTGCTTTAACTGCTGTTTGTACAACAG TTTGTTTGATCCCACCCCCATTACCCAATGGAGCATATTCACCAACCAGAAACCCTGTAATTTTTAATGTGAATGAAATCATTACATATACTTGTAATGCTAATTTCAAATTGAAAGGAAGCAACACAGTAAGATGTGAAACAAACGGTCAATACACGACACTTGCTGCTACTTGTGCTTCAG ATGATAAATGTGGAGGTCCACCTTTACTCACTAATGGTGAATACAGTCCTGTGAAGACCCCACTTGAATACAACATTAATGAGAATGTAGTTTATACATGCAACAGTGGTTATCGCTTGGATAACTCAGACACCATAACATGCCAAGCTGCAAATCAATGGTCAACATTATCCGCAGTTTGCACAAAAG TTTGTCTCACCCCTCCCACGCTGACACATGGTTCATACACCCCTGTAAACAATCCACTTAAGTATGATATCAACACGGTACTAACATATACTTGTGGAAGTGGATTTCTTCTTGAAAACAGCGACAAAATAACTTGTACATCCACTGGACAATGGTCCGCACTAGCTGCAACATGCACAAGGG TTTGCACAGCACCTCCGGCGCTTGCTAATGGAGACTATTCTCCAAAAAACAACCCAGTTGTTTATCGCATTGGTGATACTGTAACTTACACTTGTGGTAGTGGATACACTCTCAGCAGCAGTGCTACAagcacctgtcaatcaactgGCCAATGGGTGGCTCCTACAGCTACTTGTGTTAAAG TTTGTTTGACGCCACCTTCATTAACAAATGGAGCATACATGCCCGTCACTGCAGAGTATGCCGTACATGCTGTAGTCACCTACACTTGCAACAATGGATATAAATTAGAGAACGTTAATTCTATATCCTGCCCTGCTAGTGGAACTTGGCCAGCATTGCCAACTACATGCACTAGAA TTTGTTCAACACCACCTACACTGGCCAATGGAGATTTTACTGTGAAGAATAATGCAAACCAATATGATATCAACACTGTATTAACATATACATGCAACGGTGGTTATCGACTAGATAACAGTCCAACAATTACATGTCAAGCTAGTGGAAAATTTACTGCACTTGCGGCTACTTGTACTAAAG TCTGTTCAACACCACCTACACTGGCCAATGGAGATTTTACTGTGAAGAATAATGCAAACCAATATGATATCAACACTGTATTAACATATACATGCAACAGTGGTTATCGACTGGAAAAGAGTCCATCAATAACATGTCAAGCTAGTGGAAAATTTACTTCACTTGGAGCAGTTTGCACTAAAG tttGTACAACCCCACCTACACTGGCCAATGGAGATTTTACTGTGAAGAATAATGCAAACCAATATGATATCAACACTGTATTAACATATACatgcaacagtggttataGACTGGATAACAGTCCAACAGCAACATGTCAAGCTAGTGgacaatttacaaaattaactgCTGTATGTACTAAAG TCTGTTCAACACCACCTACACTTACCAATGGAGATTTTACTGTGAAGAATAAAGCAAACCAATATGATATCAACACTGTATTAACATATACATGCAACGGTGGTTATCGACTAGATAAGAGTCCAACAATAACATGTCAAGCTAGTGGAAAATTTACTTCACTTGGAGCAGTTTGTACACGTG TTTGTACAACCCCACCTACACTGGCCAATGGAGATTTTACTGTGAAGAATAATGCAAACCAATATGATATCAACACTGTATTAACATATACATGCAACAGTGGTTATCGACTGGAAAAGAGTCCAACAGTAACATGTCAAGCTAGTGGAAAATTTACTTCACTTGCAGCTGTTTGTACAACag TATGTTCAACGCCACCTACATTAGCCAATGGACGTTTTACTGTGAAGAATAATGCAAACCAATATGATATCAACACTGTATTAACATATACATGCAACAGTGGTTATCGATTGGATAACAGTGCAACAATAACATGTCAAGCTAGTGGCCAATTTACTTCGCTTGCAGCTACTTGTACTAAag TTTGTTCAACACCACCTACACTGGCCAATGGAGATTTTACTGTGAAGAACAATGCAAACCAATATGATATCAACACTGTATTAACATATGTATGCAACAGTGGTTATCGACTGGATAACAGTGCAACAATAACATGTCAAGCTAGTGGAAAATTTACTGCACTTGCAGCTACTTGTACAAAAG TTTGTACAACACCACCTACACTGGCCAATGGAGATTTTACTGTGAAGAATAATGCAAACCAATATGATATCAACACTGTATTAACATATACATGCAACAGTGGTTATCGATTGGATAACAGTGCAACAGTAACATGTCAAGCTAGTGGACAATTTACTGCATTAGCAGCTACTTGTACAAAAG TTTGTACAACACCACCTACACTGGCCAATGGAGATTTTACTGTGAAGAATAATGCAAACCAATATGATATCAACACTGTATTAACATATACATGCAACAGTGGTTATCGACTGGATAACAGTGCAACAGTAACATGTCAAGCTAGTGGACAATTTACTTCACTTGCAGCTACTTGTACTAAAG TTTGTTCAACACCACCTACACTGGCCAATGGAGATTTTACTGTGAAGAATAATGCAAACCAATATGATATCAACACTGTATTAACATATACATGCAACAGTGGTTATCGACTGGATAACAGTGCAACAGTAACATGTCAAGCTAGTGGACAATTTTCTTCACTTGCAGCTACTTGTACtaaag TTTGTTCAACACCACCTACACTGGCCAATGGAGATTTTACTGTGAAGAATAATGCAAATCAATATGATATCAACACTATATTAACATATACATGCAACAGTGGTTATCGACTGGATAACAGTGCAACAGTAACATGTCAAGCTAGTGGTCAATTTACTTCACTTGCAGCTACTTGTACGAAAG TTTGTCTTGCACCTCCTGTCCTGAGTAATGGAGAGTTTACTCCGATTAACAATCCTGCATATTATAACATTAACTCgcaagttacatatacatgCAACAGTGGTTATCGACTAGATAACAGTCCAACAATAACATGTCAAGCTAGTGGACAATTTACTGCTCTTGCTGCAACTTGTACTAAAG TATGCTTGGCACCACCCACTTTGACAAATGGACAGTTCAGTCCTGTGAATACACCAGCTCAATATGATATCAATGCTGTGCTAACCTACACATGCAACGCCGGGTATAAACTGGAAAACTCACCCACCATAACATGCCAAAGCACTGGGCAGTTCACTGCACTATCAGCTACTTGTACAAGAG TATGTACAACACCACCTACACTGGCCAATGGAGATTTTACTGTGAAGGCAAACCAATATGATATTAACACTGTATTGACATATACATGCAACAGTGGTTATCGACTGGATAACAGTGCAACAGCAACATGTCAAGCTAGTGGACAATTTACAACATTAACTGCTGTTTGCACAAAAG TCTGTTCAACACCACCTGCACTGACCAATGGAGATTTTACTGTGAAGAATAATGCAAACCAATATGATATTAACACTGTATTAACATATACATGCAACAGTGGTTATCGACTGGATAACAGTGCAACAGTAACATGTCAAGCTAGTGGGCAATTTACTACATTAACTGCTGTTTGTACCAAag TTTGTTCAACACCACCTACACTGGCCAATGGAGATTTTACTGTGAAGAATAATGCAAACCAATATGATATCAACACTGTATTAACATATACATGCAACAGTGGTTATCGACTGGATAACAGTGCAACAGTAACATGCCAAGCTAGTGGACAATTTACTTCGCTTGCAGCTGTTTGTACTAAAG TTTGTTCAACACCACCTACACTGGCCAATGGAGATTTTACTGTGAAGAATAATGCAAACCAATATGATATCAACACTGTATTAACATATACATGCAACAGTGGTTATCGACTGGATAACAGTGCCACAATTACATGTCAAGCTAGTGGACAATTTACTTCGTTGGCAGCTACTTGTACCAGAG TATGTTCAACACCACCCACACTGGCCAATGGAGATTTTACTGTGAAGGCAAACCAATATGATATTAACACTGTATTAACATATACATGCAACAGTGGTTATCGACTGGATAACAGTGCAACAGTAACATGTCAAGCTAGTGGACAATTTACTTCACTTGCAGCTACTTGTACTAAAG TTTGTTCAACACCACCTACACTGGCCAATGGAGATTTTACTGTGAAGAATAATGCAAACCAATATGATATCAACACTGTATTAACATATACATGCAACAGTGGTTATCGACTGGATAACAGTGCAACAGTAACATGTCAAGCTAGTGGACAATTTACCTCGCTTGCAGCTACTTGTACTAAAG TTTGTTTAACACCACCTACACTGGCCAATGGAGATTTTACTGTGAAGAATAATGCAAACCAATATGATATCAACACTGTATTAACATATACATGCAACAGTGGTTATCGACTGGATAACAGTGCAACAGTAACATGTCAAGCTAGTGGGCAATTTACTGCTTTAACTGCTGTTTGTACAAgag TTTGTTCAACACCACCTACACTGGCCAATGGAGATTTTACTGTGAAGAATAATGCAAACCAATATGATATCAACACTGTATTAACATATACATGCAACAGTGGTTATCGACTGGATAACAGTGCAACAATAACATGTCAAGCTAGTGGACAATTTACTGCTTTTACTGCTGTCTGCACTAAAG TTTGTACAACACCACCTACACTGGCCAATGGGGATTTTACTGTGAAGAATAATGCAAACCAATATGATATCAACACTGTATTAACATATACATGCAACAGTGGTTATCGACTGGATAACAGTGCAACAGTAACATGTCAAGCTAGTGGACAATTTACTTCACTTGCAGCTGTTTGTACATTAA tttgtgGTGAACCACCTATACCAGCCAATGGAGTTTACGCTGTTGTTAAAACTCCCCCAATATTCAACATTGGAGACCAGATATCTTACTCATGTAACAACGGATTCATCTTGCAAGGCACAAGAGTAAATACATGCTTTGAACACTGGTTTGTTTGA